One genomic segment of Amycolatopsis sp. WQ 127309 includes these proteins:
- a CDS encoding NUDIX hydrolase, whose product MEHAHDTHETVRLTADVLAFARRNDVWHILMIQRRWEPFRGQWAFPGGHVDPGETFRAAAARELTEETGLLLSDLRQLGIYDQPDRDPRGRYITVAFFTVVRHQVKPTAGDDAAVAAWVPVPWLLRNRDALAFDHADILADAAATLTHFTFGEAR is encoded by the coding sequence ATGGAACACGCCCACGACACCCACGAGACGGTCCGGCTGACCGCCGACGTGCTCGCGTTCGCCCGCCGCAACGACGTCTGGCACATCCTGATGATCCAGCGCCGCTGGGAGCCCTTCCGCGGCCAGTGGGCGTTCCCCGGTGGGCACGTCGACCCCGGCGAGACCTTCCGCGCCGCCGCGGCCCGCGAGCTGACCGAGGAAACCGGGCTGCTCCTGTCCGACCTGCGGCAGCTCGGGATCTACGACCAGCCCGACCGCGACCCCCGCGGCCGCTACATCACCGTCGCGTTCTTCACCGTCGTCCGCCACCAGGTCAAGCCCACCGCCGGCGACGACGCCGCGGTCGCCGCGTGGGTGCCGGTGCCGTGGCTGCTGCGCAACCGCGACGCCCTCGCGTTCGACCACGCCGACATCCTCGCCGACGCCGCCGCGACGCTGACCCACTTCACCTTCGGGGAGGCCCGATGA
- a CDS encoding cell division protein FtsK: MDTTEKPDAGELATVHHLPIQPEQGEVIEGEIVTDEEYARLTSQRTRALARYEGYRRDVTVVVGAARKAATHEKTKVALHHSLTVVQGLDSWRGRLWDASTMGVYRRQIKAAEAMGDQALVAEWLERKARVQDARHRRVMDLPKLLVGLVKAGVIGLAALVVIVLLIGLLVQLSGAGEFTRVVGGVMDSLRFIFTAIAWAWTPLALVAPYVISMGVMLGAWREGRQRGKVPGWLATSTQDSDVTIDETTIAQALGALRIPQITNYLKEGLPMQYLTPARRDGRGTHAVVRLPAGVTAEKVARRRADLATGLHRLSKEVWPTTGSEAGILDLWVADKGALSEGAGAYPLLEDGAVDVFKGVPFGRTLRGEPMLAPLLERNTICGGMPGQGKSSAARVIMAGAALDPTAELRIWVPDANYDFEVFVPRCSRYVMGAEDEKIAQIAADLRELHAEVQRRGDLLVRYEIPAVTREYASKNVGLHPIFALLEEAHVAIQHKKYGEEIGQLLVDIVRLGRKRAIHLIVSTQAPTKDSMPRDVTRNCSNGVAFAVGDHVANDALLGQGAYSAGHRATELIPGTDKGTAVVKGFSGERSEIVQVYFLDVAKEHDQVTPILERSLAAIAKRGRVPWSTRDNTENEAPPAPRNLLEDLDEVLGDDPAPAAKVAPLLISLATEYSGLTGKQLCADLAAVGVKVPSSKNVYPVDPVTIRKALADQATADLDDEN, from the coding sequence ATGGACACCACCGAGAAGCCCGACGCCGGCGAGCTGGCGACGGTGCACCACCTGCCGATCCAGCCCGAGCAGGGCGAGGTGATCGAAGGCGAGATCGTCACCGACGAGGAGTACGCCCGGCTGACCTCGCAGCGGACCCGGGCGCTGGCCCGGTACGAGGGCTACCGCAGGGACGTGACAGTCGTCGTCGGCGCCGCCCGCAAGGCCGCGACCCACGAGAAGACGAAGGTCGCGCTGCACCACAGCCTGACCGTCGTGCAGGGCCTCGACTCGTGGCGCGGCCGGCTCTGGGACGCGTCCACGATGGGCGTCTACCGCCGCCAGATCAAGGCCGCCGAAGCCATGGGCGACCAGGCGCTGGTCGCGGAATGGCTGGAGCGCAAAGCGCGAGTGCAGGACGCCCGGCACCGACGGGTGATGGACCTGCCGAAACTGCTGGTCGGGCTGGTCAAGGCCGGCGTCATCGGGCTCGCGGCGCTGGTGGTGATCGTGCTGCTGATCGGGCTGCTCGTGCAGCTGTCCGGGGCCGGCGAGTTCACCCGCGTCGTCGGCGGGGTGATGGACTCCCTGCGGTTCATCTTCACCGCCATCGCGTGGGCCTGGACCCCGCTCGCCCTGGTCGCGCCCTACGTGATCAGCATGGGTGTGATGCTCGGGGCGTGGCGCGAGGGCCGTCAGCGGGGCAAGGTTCCGGGCTGGCTAGCAACGTCCACACAGGACAGTGACGTCACGATCGACGAGACGACCATCGCGCAAGCTCTTGGGGCGCTGCGGATTCCGCAGATCACGAACTACCTCAAGGAAGGCTTGCCGATGCAGTACCTCACCCCGGCTCGCCGGGACGGGCGCGGCACGCACGCCGTCGTACGCCTGCCGGCCGGGGTGACCGCGGAAAAGGTCGCCCGCCGACGCGCTGACCTGGCCACCGGTTTGCATCGACTGTCCAAAGAGGTCTGGCCGACCACCGGCAGCGAAGCCGGGATCCTGGACCTGTGGGTGGCCGACAAGGGTGCCTTGTCCGAAGGTGCCGGCGCGTATCCGCTGCTGGAGGACGGTGCGGTGGACGTGTTCAAGGGTGTCCCGTTCGGACGGACGCTGCGCGGGGAACCGATGTTGGCGCCCCTGCTGGAGCGCAACACCATCTGCGGTGGCATGCCTGGTCAGGGCAAGTCGTCCGCGGCGCGGGTCATCATGGCCGGCGCGGCGCTCGACCCCACGGCTGAGCTGCGGATTTGGGTGCCGGACGCGAACTACGACTTCGAGGTGTTCGTGCCGCGGTGCTCCCGCTACGTGATGGGCGCCGAAGACGAGAAGATCGCCCAGATCGCCGCCGACCTGCGTGAGCTGCACGCCGAAGTGCAGCGCCGCGGTGACCTGCTGGTCAGGTACGAGATCCCTGCGGTGACCAGGGAGTATGCGTCGAAGAACGTCGGGCTGCACCCGATCTTCGCGCTGCTGGAAGAGGCCCACGTGGCGATCCAGCACAAGAAGTACGGCGAGGAGATCGGCCAGCTGCTGGTTGACATCGTCCGGCTGGGCCGCAAGCGCGCCATCCACCTGATCGTCTCGACCCAGGCCCCCACCAAGGACAGCATGCCGAGGGACGTGACACGCAACTGCTCCAACGGGGTCGCGTTCGCGGTCGGCGACCACGTCGCCAACGACGCGCTGCTCGGGCAGGGTGCCTACTCCGCCGGGCACCGCGCCACCGAGCTGATTCCCGGCACCGACAAGGGAACCGCCGTGGTCAAGGGCTTCTCGGGGGAGCGGTCGGAGATCGTGCAGGTCTACTTCCTCGACGTCGCGAAGGAGCACGACCAGGTCACCCCGATCCTCGAACGCAGCCTCGCGGCGATCGCCAAGCGCGGTCGCGTCCCCTGGTCCACCAGGGACAACACCGAGAATGAGGCGCCGCCGGCGCCGCGGAACCTGCTCGAAGACCTCGACGAAGTCCTCGGAGACGACCCGGCGCCCGCGGCGAAGGTCGCACCACTGCTGATCTCGCTGGCCACCGAGTACAGCGGCCTGACCGGCAAGCAGCTCTGCGCCGACCTCGCCGCGGTCGGGGTCAAGGTCCCCAGCTCGAAGAACGTCTACCCGGTCGACCCGGTCACGATCCGTAAAGCTCTGGCCGACCAGGCGACCGCCGACCTCGACGACGAGAACTAG
- a CDS encoding RRQRL motif-containing zinc-binding protein: MNPRNRRQTVTTVFDGRTHHVALCRGEQDGLPVFGWGEAPSTLLTRSQLRTVGLRPNGQDPVALLVFRHVKPYARETTAELFSVELAAAYRPPTPAQLTALDRAMEARRTCVDCTEVKDYCVPTSTRQCWTCFDLEQADRAGVAA, from the coding sequence GTGAACCCGCGCAACCGCCGCCAGACGGTCACCACCGTGTTCGACGGCCGTACCCACCACGTGGCGCTGTGCCGCGGCGAGCAGGACGGGCTGCCGGTGTTCGGGTGGGGCGAGGCCCCCTCGACGCTGCTGACCCGCTCGCAGCTGCGCACGGTCGGACTCCGCCCGAACGGGCAGGACCCGGTGGCGTTGCTGGTGTTCCGGCACGTCAAGCCCTACGCCCGGGAGACCACCGCCGAGCTGTTCTCGGTCGAGCTGGCCGCGGCCTACCGGCCGCCGACGCCGGCGCAGCTGACCGCGCTGGACCGCGCGATGGAAGCCCGCCGGACCTGCGTCGACTGCACAGAGGTCAAGGACTACTGCGTGCCGACCAGCACCCGGCAGTGCTGGACCTGCTTCGACCTGGAGCAGGCCGACCGGGCGGGGGTGGCTGCGTGA
- a CDS encoding GntR family transcriptional regulator, whose amino-acid sequence MARSEPLAQQIARNVENDIDAGRLRHGQRLPSSRELAREWDVSVFTINEAMDILAKKGLVVSKPRAARTVNVPDREGRREVRAAAPQVLMIGGYAGSGKTELGRILARGTGWPMLDKDTLTRFVVESALEMQGLSRNDRESETYLAKIRPAEYDSLLEATAENLQCGNNAIVTAPFIREFSDKGWIRQRELLCRNLGAQLTIVWVYCDADTMHTYVRHRDAPRDATKLANWDAYMQGVDVDFRPPVPHVVIDNSVSGGVMMEQAHQLIERLAFDSKGK is encoded by the coding sequence GTGGCGAGGTCGGAGCCGCTTGCGCAGCAGATCGCCCGGAACGTCGAGAACGACATCGACGCCGGACGCCTTCGGCACGGGCAGCGCTTGCCGTCGTCCCGGGAGCTGGCTCGCGAGTGGGACGTAAGCGTCTTCACCATCAATGAAGCGATGGACATACTTGCTAAGAAGGGGCTGGTGGTGAGCAAGCCGCGGGCCGCCCGCACCGTGAACGTTCCAGATCGCGAAGGGCGTCGCGAGGTTCGAGCCGCGGCCCCGCAAGTTCTCATGATCGGCGGCTACGCTGGCAGCGGAAAGACGGAACTCGGGCGCATTTTGGCCCGCGGGACCGGTTGGCCCATGCTCGATAAAGACACTCTTACTAGGTTCGTCGTCGAGTCTGCGCTCGAAATGCAGGGACTTTCACGAAATGACCGTGAGTCGGAGACGTACCTGGCTAAGATTCGGCCCGCTGAGTATGATTCGCTTCTTGAGGCTACGGCCGAGAACTTGCAATGTGGTAACAATGCAATCGTCACGGCCCCATTCATTCGAGAATTTTCAGATAAAGGATGGATTCGGCAGCGCGAGTTGCTTTGCCGGAATCTCGGCGCGCAGTTGACAATCGTTTGGGTCTACTGTGATGCCGACACAATGCACACGTACGTCCGGCACCGTGATGCGCCGCGCGACGCTACCAAACTTGCCAACTGGGACGCTTACATGCAAGGGGTCGACGTCGACTTTCGGCCACCGGTTCCGCACGTCGTAATCGACAACTCAGTATCGGGCGGCGTAATGATGGAGCAGGCGCATCAACTTATCGAACGGCTCGCATTCGATAGCAAAGGGAAGTAA
- a CDS encoding NAD(P)-dependent oxidoreductase, whose product MSEWVLSAVLTQLRQWPALVRFQDKSVWAHRQFEADTLAGKRVLIIGAGAIGTEVARRFDVFGASSTLVASRPRKGVLGANSLPEVVPGHSIVVIAAPLTEETRGLVGSEFLKLMDDNAILVNAGRGKIVDTDALLVELVAGRLRAALDVTDPEPLPDGHPLWAQQGAVISPHSARTVPGTNRLCYEVAAVQIAAFLRGEQPPNAVEHN is encoded by the coding sequence GTGTCCGAATGGGTGTTGTCGGCAGTGCTCACGCAGCTTCGGCAATGGCCGGCGTTAGTTCGCTTCCAGGACAAAAGTGTGTGGGCGCATCGCCAGTTCGAAGCAGACACTTTGGCGGGAAAGAGGGTGCTAATTATCGGCGCTGGGGCAATAGGGACGGAAGTCGCGCGGCGCTTCGACGTGTTCGGTGCAAGCTCGACGCTAGTTGCCTCTCGTCCTCGAAAGGGTGTCCTAGGTGCGAACTCTTTACCGGAAGTCGTGCCCGGTCACTCGATCGTCGTAATCGCGGCGCCTTTGACGGAAGAAACTCGTGGACTAGTCGGTTCAGAGTTTCTGAAGCTAATGGACGATAATGCAATTCTCGTTAACGCGGGACGCGGCAAGATCGTCGACACAGACGCACTACTTGTCGAGCTGGTCGCGGGGCGTTTGCGTGCAGCGCTCGACGTCACCGACCCGGAGCCACTGCCTGATGGCCACCCCTTGTGGGCGCAGCAGGGAGCAGTGATCAGCCCCCACTCCGCCAGGACTGTGCCGGGAACCAACCGGTTGTGCTACGAGGTGGCGGCCGTCCAAATCGCTGCGTTCTTGCGGGGGGAGCAACCGCCGAATGCTGTCGAACACAACTAG
- a CDS encoding Fic family protein — translation MQVEDFKDSPVGRLTPISGTDSRTRRTFDHFAFVPDALPSEIPLGQATYNVLSKADRAIGGLNARLSQLPNPSLLVRPALTQEAMSTSALEGTYAPLADVLEAQYGNTDHLSSEVREIRNYVSAADRGLELIRTHPICLRVVAELQRVLVDRTRGDSYDAGQLRDRLVCIGDRGRGIEQSRFVPPPHGDALIEGVSDWEKWINRVDDIPILVKAAMGHYQFETLHPFSDGNGRIGRLTITLQLIAAGVLDYPVLNLSPWLEPRRDDYIDHLLRISKTGQYDGWVSFFAEAVTVRSEAAIQTIEDLMSFREEVLFDLREKKFTGVVTQLGGDLIGYPIVSVNDVKEIYNVAYPTANNAVAKLCEAGYLKELTGRSYGRLFVCDRVYDVINNGNE, via the coding sequence GTGCAGGTAGAAGACTTCAAAGACTCTCCCGTTGGGCGTCTGACTCCGATCAGTGGTACGGACAGTCGTACGCGACGGACCTTCGATCACTTCGCGTTCGTTCCGGACGCCTTGCCCTCAGAGATCCCCCTGGGGCAGGCAACGTACAACGTCCTCAGTAAGGCGGACCGGGCGATCGGAGGGCTCAACGCCCGCCTCTCTCAGTTGCCGAACCCGAGCCTGCTTGTTCGGCCGGCTCTTACTCAGGAGGCCATGAGCACGTCGGCGCTGGAGGGAACCTATGCCCCCCTTGCCGATGTGCTAGAGGCGCAGTACGGCAACACTGACCACCTGTCGAGTGAGGTTCGCGAGATCCGCAACTACGTCTCCGCGGCCGACCGTGGTCTTGAGCTGATTCGGACTCATCCGATATGCCTGAGAGTCGTTGCCGAACTTCAGAGAGTCTTGGTCGATCGAACTCGCGGCGACAGTTACGATGCCGGGCAGCTTCGTGATCGGCTCGTGTGCATTGGTGACCGCGGACGTGGCATTGAGCAGTCGCGTTTCGTGCCACCTCCACACGGGGATGCACTTATTGAGGGCGTGAGCGATTGGGAGAAATGGATCAATCGCGTCGATGATATCCCAATCCTTGTCAAGGCTGCAATGGGGCACTACCAGTTCGAAACGCTGCATCCGTTTAGTGATGGGAACGGACGGATCGGTCGTCTAACTATTACGCTTCAACTCATTGCGGCAGGAGTGCTGGACTATCCAGTGCTCAACCTGTCGCCTTGGCTTGAGCCTCGGCGTGACGACTATATCGATCACCTCTTGAGGATTAGTAAGACCGGTCAATATGATGGCTGGGTTAGCTTCTTTGCTGAAGCTGTCACGGTTCGCTCTGAAGCTGCAATTCAGACGATTGAGGACCTGATGAGCTTTCGCGAGGAAGTCTTGTTTGACTTGCGAGAGAAGAAGTTTACCGGCGTCGTCACTCAGCTTGGCGGCGACTTGATCGGGTATCCAATCGTCTCTGTGAATGATGTCAAAGAAATTTATAATGTTGCCTATCCGACAGCAAATAATGCTGTCGCTAAGCTTTGCGAGGCGGGGTACCTTAAAGAATTGACTGGGCGGAGCTATGGGCGCCTGTTTGTTTGTGATCGCGTTTATGATGTGATCAACAACGGCAACGAGTAG
- a CDS encoding HNH endonuclease encodes MSISDVTRDAILQAIAEHDRNPETFLQDHGFGPARTYMLVHEHREYDSKAIVGVAHGYLDDQDALTAADFSGGLETVVKLLHDREFEVRAQRSPAWLEAELVLACDLVAGNGWRVLRTHDPHVAEVSRLLQLLPLHPPETRGTTFRNVNSVHRKIADIATQHPDYQGRPTRGGKLDREILQAFLDRPDEMHAEAGAIRVGITSGTLTTLPAVADPDEEEAIAEGRALVLLHLRRERNPKLRAKKLDQVLTARGCLACEVCGFDFERIYGERGARYAEVHHVVPLHVTGPTTTRLADLAVLCANCHRMIHRGSQWLTPAELRALVEQHAGSRA; translated from the coding sequence GTGAGCATCAGTGACGTCACCCGCGACGCCATCCTCCAGGCCATTGCCGAGCACGACCGCAACCCCGAGACGTTTCTCCAGGACCACGGGTTCGGCCCGGCCCGCACTTATATGCTGGTGCACGAGCACCGGGAATACGACTCGAAGGCAATCGTCGGGGTCGCCCACGGCTACCTCGATGACCAGGACGCGCTTACGGCTGCCGACTTCTCCGGTGGGCTGGAAACCGTGGTCAAGCTGCTGCACGACCGCGAGTTCGAGGTCCGTGCCCAGCGCAGTCCTGCTTGGCTTGAAGCCGAGCTGGTGCTGGCCTGCGACCTCGTCGCCGGCAATGGCTGGCGCGTGCTGCGCACCCACGACCCTCACGTGGCCGAGGTGTCCCGGCTACTGCAGCTTCTGCCGCTACACCCGCCGGAGACCCGCGGGACGACCTTCCGCAACGTCAACAGCGTGCATCGCAAGATCGCAGACATCGCTACCCAGCACCCGGACTACCAGGGGAGACCCACTCGGGGTGGCAAGCTCGACAGAGAGATCTTGCAGGCGTTTCTCGATCGCCCTGACGAGATGCATGCCGAGGCCGGCGCGATCCGCGTCGGCATCACCTCCGGCACGTTGACCACGTTGCCCGCCGTCGCCGACCCTGATGAAGAGGAAGCGATTGCCGAAGGTCGGGCCTTGGTCTTGCTGCACCTGCGGCGGGAACGGAACCCGAAGCTGCGGGCAAAGAAGCTCGACCAGGTCCTCACTGCCCGCGGGTGCCTGGCCTGCGAGGTCTGCGGGTTCGACTTCGAACGGATCTACGGTGAGCGCGGCGCCCGGTATGCAGAAGTCCACCACGTCGTCCCGCTTCACGTCACCGGGCCGACCACCACCCGCCTCGCCGACCTCGCCGTGCTCTGCGCTAACTGCCACCGCATGATCCACCGCGGCAGCCAATGGCTGACCCCCGCCGAGCTGCGCGCCCTCGTCGAGCAGCACGCGGGATCGCGGGCGTAG
- a CDS encoding YciI family protein — protein sequence MRYLLTLHMNPALWGTLTDDQKNEVYGGHDDFIKLITESGEMVETKALVDPAGTRTVRVENGVPRVENGTFVESDAFLCGYYVVDVEGEERAVELAAKIPDAQYTAVEVRKVIHEG from the coding sequence ATGCGATACCTGCTCACGCTGCACATGAACCCCGCCCTCTGGGGCACCCTGACCGACGACCAGAAGAACGAGGTCTACGGCGGCCACGACGACTTCATCAAGCTGATCACCGAGTCCGGCGAGATGGTCGAGACCAAGGCGCTCGTCGATCCGGCCGGCACCAGGACCGTCCGGGTCGAGAACGGTGTGCCGCGCGTCGAGAACGGCACCTTCGTCGAGTCGGACGCTTTCCTCTGTGGCTACTACGTTGTCGACGTCGAGGGCGAAGAACGGGCCGTCGAGCTGGCTGCGAAGATCCCGGACGCGCAGTACACCGCCGTCGAGGTGCGGAAGGTGATCCACGAGGGTTAG
- a CDS encoding EAL domain-containing protein gives MEADSLAELVELSPDAICVHENGVVTYANRAALDALAACSADEVVGRPFTDFVTEDSRPALLEKLTLLTGPGAATEPVEALMSRLDGSKFAVEAQTVRTAGPGYQVVMRDITAKKAAADALRYQAALVSHVSDALIATTGEGVVTSWNPAAETVYGWTAAEAVGRRASELVGAPLELRRGGVAEAVHRRRDGAPLTVRVSAAEMNDGWVLVCADETARRRAEQNYRTVVASLDEGVLLMGPTGLVEAANPAACRILGAAEADLIGVPCHSLVLFTESGQWIPPDEMPSVRTRRTGVSYNGLVVRLRRPDGRDVWVSLTSRLLDPDDPAAAAVVTSFTDISETRAISARLAHDATHDPLTRLANRTLVLDRLDVRGRRGPATVLFLDLDKFKVINDSLGHSVGDQVLRIVGERLRRSSGRADLVGRLGGDEFVIVTDEVTEPGEVRALAEHLRAALAEPIGVLGRQLHLDASIGVVLVDGADQRSAEDLLRDADVAMYQAKTLGRGRHHFFDVGLRERMQRRLRMEQDLRDAVHEGQLWPAYQPVVDLKTGEMVAVEALLRWTHPRLGPISPAEFIPLAEESDLINVIGKEMLRATTRELAWRRANQGLDLTLKVNLSTRQLDDPHLVPAVQDALASTGLPAGALCLEVTESALMRDQEAAGEVLAALRSLGVLLAIDDFGTGYSSLAQLRRLTLDTLKIDRSFITGIAESHDAEAIVTSIIAMAHAVDLTVIAEGVETAEQLELLRRLGCDQAQGFHLGRPIPADELFGSR, from the coding sequence ATGGAGGCAGACTCCCTCGCCGAGCTGGTCGAGCTGAGTCCGGACGCGATCTGCGTGCACGAGAACGGCGTCGTCACCTACGCCAACCGTGCCGCCTTGGACGCGCTCGCCGCCTGCTCCGCCGACGAGGTCGTCGGCCGCCCGTTCACCGACTTCGTCACCGAGGACTCCCGGCCCGCGCTGCTGGAGAAACTCACGCTGCTGACCGGGCCCGGCGCCGCCACCGAGCCCGTCGAAGCCCTGATGTCCCGGCTGGACGGCAGCAAGTTCGCCGTCGAGGCGCAGACCGTGCGCACGGCCGGGCCCGGCTACCAGGTCGTCATGCGTGACATCACCGCGAAGAAGGCGGCCGCCGACGCCCTCCGCTACCAGGCCGCGCTCGTGTCGCACGTCAGCGACGCCTTGATCGCGACCACCGGTGAAGGTGTCGTGACCAGCTGGAACCCGGCCGCCGAGACGGTGTACGGGTGGACCGCGGCCGAAGCCGTCGGACGCCGGGCGAGCGAGCTGGTCGGCGCGCCGCTGGAGCTGCGCCGCGGTGGTGTCGCCGAAGCCGTCCACCGGCGACGCGACGGGGCACCGCTGACGGTCCGCGTTTCGGCAGCTGAGATGAACGACGGCTGGGTGCTCGTCTGCGCCGACGAAACCGCGCGCCGGCGGGCCGAGCAGAACTACCGCACGGTCGTCGCGTCGCTCGACGAAGGCGTGCTGCTCATGGGGCCGACCGGGCTCGTCGAAGCGGCGAACCCGGCGGCGTGCCGGATCCTCGGCGCCGCCGAAGCCGACCTCATCGGCGTCCCGTGCCACTCGCTGGTGCTGTTCACCGAATCCGGGCAGTGGATCCCGCCGGACGAGATGCCGTCGGTGCGGACCCGGCGGACCGGGGTCAGCTACAACGGCCTTGTCGTGCGCCTGCGCCGGCCGGACGGCCGCGACGTCTGGGTGTCGCTGACCTCCCGGCTGCTCGACCCGGACGACCCGGCGGCGGCCGCGGTCGTCACGTCGTTCACCGACATCAGCGAGACCCGCGCGATCAGCGCCCGGCTCGCGCACGACGCCACCCACGACCCGCTGACCCGGCTGGCGAACCGGACGCTGGTGCTCGACCGCCTCGACGTCCGGGGCCGCCGCGGCCCGGCGACCGTGCTGTTCCTCGACCTCGACAAGTTCAAGGTCATCAACGACTCCCTCGGGCACTCGGTCGGCGACCAGGTGCTGCGGATCGTCGGCGAGCGGCTGCGGCGCTCGTCGGGCCGCGCCGACCTGGTCGGACGGCTCGGCGGCGACGAGTTCGTCATCGTGACCGACGAGGTCACCGAGCCCGGTGAGGTCCGCGCGCTGGCCGAGCACCTGCGGGCCGCGCTTGCCGAGCCGATCGGCGTGCTCGGCCGGCAGCTGCACCTCGACGCCAGCATCGGCGTCGTGCTCGTCGACGGCGCCGACCAGCGCAGCGCCGAGGACCTGCTGCGCGACGCGGATGTCGCGATGTACCAAGCGAAAACGCTCGGCCGAGGCCGGCACCACTTCTTCGACGTCGGCCTGCGCGAGCGGATGCAGCGCCGGCTGCGGATGGAACAGGACCTGCGCGACGCGGTCCACGAAGGTCAGCTCTGGCCCGCGTACCAGCCGGTGGTCGACCTGAAGACCGGCGAAATGGTGGCGGTGGAAGCGTTGCTGCGCTGGACACACCCGCGGCTCGGCCCGATCTCCCCGGCGGAGTTCATCCCGCTGGCCGAGGAGAGCGACCTGATCAACGTGATCGGCAAGGAGATGCTGCGCGCCACCACCCGCGAGCTCGCCTGGCGTCGCGCCAACCAGGGCTTGGACCTGACGCTGAAGGTGAACCTTTCGACGCGGCAGCTCGACGACCCGCACCTGGTGCCCGCGGTCCAGGACGCGCTCGCGAGCACCGGGCTGCCCGCGGGCGCGCTCTGCCTGGAGGTCACCGAAAGCGCGTTGATGCGCGACCAGGAAGCGGCCGGGGAAGTGTTGGCAGCACTGCGATCCCTGGGCGTGCTGCTGGCGATCGACGACTTCGGCACCGGCTATTCGTCGCTCGCGCAGCTGCGCCGGCTGACGCTGGACACGCTCAAGATCGACCGCTCGTTCATCACCGGCATCGCCGAATCCCACGACGCCGAGGCGATCGTCACGAGCATCATCGCGATGGCCCACGCGGTCGACCTGACCGTGATCGCGGAAGGCGTCGAAACCGCGGAGCAGCTGGAGCTGCTCCGCCGGCTCGGCTGCGACCAGGCGCAGGGATTCCACCTGGGCCGGCCGATCCCGGCGGACGAACTGTTCGGCAGCCGCTAA
- a CDS encoding rhomboid-like protein, which yields MPGEAETMLLKAEPRVLDLAGPARRNWRQFVRFIPNPRATPFTFGYLVLLLGTTLLLRFADTDLTDRLLRLSSTDAHNLWRRPLTSLLTSALWLADEGWLVYVLIFAIAVAPLERRFGIRRVATVFFSGHVLATLVTELPVMGLISAHVLPSSAGHWLDIGVSYGFFTTAGALVFLLRGRTRLLALAAMEAFVAVIYLSDDPTTLDSVVTLLGHAFAAHFGLLFWGPRLRRASAGRTRIPAGMQRPESVV from the coding sequence ATGCCCGGCGAAGCTGAAACCATGCTGCTGAAAGCCGAACCGCGGGTCCTCGACCTCGCGGGTCCGGCGCGGCGCAACTGGCGACAGTTCGTCCGGTTCATCCCGAACCCGCGAGCGACGCCGTTCACCTTCGGCTATCTCGTCCTCCTGCTCGGCACGACCCTGCTGCTGCGGTTCGCCGACACGGACCTGACCGACCGGCTCCTCCGGCTGTCCAGCACCGACGCCCACAACCTGTGGCGCCGGCCGCTGACCTCGCTGCTGACCAGCGCCCTCTGGCTGGCGGACGAAGGCTGGCTCGTCTACGTCCTCATCTTCGCGATCGCCGTCGCGCCGCTGGAACGCCGGTTCGGCATCCGCCGCGTGGCCACCGTGTTCTTCTCCGGTCACGTGCTCGCCACGCTCGTCACCGAACTGCCGGTGATGGGGTTGATCAGCGCGCACGTCCTGCCGAGCTCGGCCGGGCACTGGCTCGACATCGGCGTCAGCTACGGCTTCTTCACCACGGCCGGCGCCCTGGTGTTCCTGCTCCGCGGCCGCACCCGGCTCCTCGCGCTGGCCGCGATGGAGGCGTTCGTCGCGGTGATCTACCTCAGCGACGACCCCACGACCCTCGACTCGGTCGTCACGCTGCTCGGCCACGCGTTCGCCGCGCACTTCGGGCTGCTGTTCTGGGGCCCGCGGTTGCGCCGCGCATCCGCAGGCCGGACGCGTATTCCGGCGGGTATGCAGAGGCCGGAGTCGGTGGTGTAA
- a CDS encoding pyridoxamine 5'-phosphate oxidase family protein has product MARKMTREEREAFLAEPRVGVLSVAAEPGRAPLTTPIWYRYEPGGDVMVMTSPGLRKTRLIEEAGRFALCVQEQDGVYKYVSVEGPVVKTWPMTKAERHEVAARYLPPGISEAYTDATDASHGNNIAIVMRPERWNTSDFSDLGEQLA; this is encoded by the coding sequence ATGGCCCGCAAGATGACCCGTGAAGAGCGGGAAGCGTTCCTCGCCGAGCCGCGCGTCGGCGTGCTGAGCGTCGCCGCCGAACCCGGACGCGCGCCGCTGACCACGCCGATCTGGTACCGCTACGAGCCGGGCGGAGACGTCATGGTGATGACGTCACCCGGGCTGCGCAAGACGCGGCTGATCGAGGAAGCCGGCCGGTTCGCGCTGTGCGTGCAGGAGCAGGACGGCGTCTACAAGTACGTCTCGGTCGAGGGCCCGGTCGTCAAGACGTGGCCGATGACCAAGGCGGAACGGCACGAGGTGGCGGCCCGCTACCTGCCGCCGGGCATCAGCGAGGCCTACACGGACGCGACCGACGCCAGCCACGGCAACAACATCGCCATCGTGATGCGCCCGGAACGCTGGAACACGTCCGACTTCAGCGACCTCGGCGAGCAGCTCGCCTGA